One region of Catenuloplanes indicus genomic DNA includes:
- the argS gene encoding arginine--tRNA ligase: MTPAALSEVVLAAARAVFAAKGLDPSLLPASISVERPREAGHGDYASTIAMQVAKKAGMRPRDLAQALADELEAHEGIRAVEIAGPGFLNIRLEAAAIAELARQVVTAGADYGTSDKLAKQRINLEFVSANPTGPVHIGGVRWAAVGDALARLLRATGADVGTEYYFNDAGSQIDRFAKSLLAAAKGEPAPEDGYGGAYISEIAQTVVTEHPGILASDNPQEQFRRYGVELMFAEIKKSLSDFGVHFDTYFNEKDLHDQGALQHALDRLTAQGHTYERDGAVWLRTTDFGDDKDRVLRKSDGDWTYFAADCAYYLNKRERGFDKAVLMLGADHHGYVGRMKAMAACFGDDPKVNLEILIGQLVNLVRDGAPVRMSKRAGTVVTLEDLVDAIGVDAARYALARYSSDSQIDIDVELWTSARNDNPVYYVQYAHSRTASVDRNAVDAGHSRGDAEDFKPELLVLDKELELLKTLADYPAVVVTAAELREPHHVARYLEKVTGDYHRFYDTKIDGKVQRILPQADDEFTELHRARLWLNDATRTVISNGLSLLGVSAPERM, translated from the coding sequence GTGACTCCCGCAGCGCTCTCCGAGGTCGTCCTCGCCGCAGCCCGGGCCGTGTTCGCGGCCAAGGGCCTGGACCCGTCCCTGCTCCCCGCGTCGATTTCGGTGGAGCGTCCGCGCGAAGCCGGGCACGGCGACTACGCATCGACGATCGCGATGCAGGTGGCCAAGAAGGCCGGCATGCGGCCCCGCGACCTGGCTCAGGCGCTGGCCGACGAGCTGGAGGCCCACGAGGGCATCCGGGCGGTCGAGATCGCCGGTCCCGGGTTCCTCAACATCCGGCTGGAGGCGGCCGCGATCGCGGAGCTGGCCCGGCAGGTGGTCACCGCGGGTGCGGACTACGGCACGAGCGACAAGCTGGCCAAGCAGCGGATCAACCTGGAGTTCGTCTCGGCGAACCCGACCGGTCCGGTGCACATCGGCGGTGTCCGGTGGGCCGCGGTCGGCGACGCGCTGGCCCGGCTGCTGCGCGCGACCGGCGCGGACGTCGGCACGGAGTACTACTTCAACGACGCCGGCTCGCAGATCGACCGGTTCGCGAAGTCGCTGCTCGCGGCCGCCAAGGGCGAGCCCGCGCCGGAGGACGGCTACGGTGGCGCCTACATCTCCGAGATCGCGCAGACCGTGGTCACGGAACACCCCGGCATCCTGGCGAGCGACAACCCCCAGGAGCAGTTCCGGCGGTACGGCGTGGAGCTCATGTTCGCCGAGATCAAGAAGAGCCTGTCCGACTTCGGCGTGCACTTCGACACGTACTTCAACGAGAAGGACCTGCACGACCAAGGTGCGCTGCAGCACGCGCTGGACCGGCTCACCGCCCAGGGCCACACGTACGAGCGGGACGGCGCGGTCTGGCTGCGCACCACCGACTTCGGCGACGACAAGGACCGGGTGCTGCGCAAGTCCGACGGCGACTGGACCTACTTCGCCGCGGACTGTGCCTACTACCTCAACAAGCGCGAGCGCGGCTTCGACAAGGCCGTGCTGATGCTGGGTGCCGACCACCACGGCTACGTCGGCCGGATGAAGGCGATGGCCGCCTGCTTCGGCGACGACCCGAAGGTCAACCTGGAGATCCTGATCGGCCAGCTGGTCAACCTGGTCCGCGACGGCGCCCCGGTCCGCATGTCGAAGCGCGCCGGTACGGTCGTGACGCTGGAGGACCTGGTCGACGCGATCGGCGTGGACGCGGCGCGCTACGCGCTGGCCCGCTACTCGTCCGACTCCCAGATCGACATCGACGTGGAGCTGTGGACCAGCGCCCGGAACGACAATCCGGTCTACTACGTGCAGTACGCGCACTCCCGGACCGCCAGTGTCGACCGCAACGCGGTGGACGCGGGCCACAGCCGTGGCGATGCGGAGGACTTCAAGCCGGAGCTGCTCGTCCTGGACAAGGAGCTTGAGCTGCTCAAGACGCTGGCGGACTACCCGGCGGTCGTCGTCACCGCGGCCGAGTTGCGCGAGCCGCACCACGTCGCCCGCTACCTGGAGAAGGTGACCGGCGACTACCACCGGTTCTACGACACCAAGATCGACGGCAAGGTCCAGCGAATCCTGCCGCAGGCCGATGACGAGTTCACCGAGCTGCACCGGGCACGCCTCTGGCTGAACGACGCCACCCGAACGGTGATCTCCAACGGATTGTCCCTGCTCGGCGTCTCCGCCCCGGAGAGGATGTAA
- the lysA gene encoding diaminopimelate decarboxylase: MRAHITSPEWLRTPDDVNALLPQLWPRHVARGTDGVVEIAGKSVAALKDEFGTPAFVLDEDDMRARCREFRDAFHDADVYYAGKAFLCKAVVKIIAEEGLHLDVCSGGELATALAAGMDPEKIGFHGNNKSVAELQRAVDAGVGRIIVDSIHEIDRLTAIAGERGIKQKVLIRVTPGVEAHTHEFIATAHEDQKFGFSIAGGTAYRAALKVLDEGTLELRGFHSHIGSQIFDTSGFELAARRVLELVGEIKQARGVDLPELDLGGGFGIAYTTQDDPSAPKDLADRMRKIVEDECEAQQLVKPHVSIEPGRAIVGPAMFTLYEVGTVKELEMRTYVSVDGGMSDNIRTALYDASYSATVASRRSDSQPILARVVGKHCESGDIVVKDEFLPADVQPGDLVAVPGTGAYCRSMASNYNHVPRPPVIAVRDGAARVIVRRETEADLLALDVG; this comes from the coding sequence ATGCGCGCGCACATCACCAGCCCCGAGTGGCTGCGCACGCCCGACGACGTCAACGCGCTCCTCCCGCAGCTCTGGCCCCGGCACGTCGCCCGCGGTACGGACGGCGTGGTCGAGATCGCCGGCAAGTCCGTGGCGGCGCTGAAGGACGAGTTCGGCACCCCGGCGTTCGTCCTGGACGAGGACGACATGCGGGCCCGCTGCCGGGAGTTCCGCGACGCGTTCCATGACGCCGACGTCTACTACGCCGGCAAGGCGTTCCTCTGCAAGGCGGTCGTGAAAATCATCGCGGAGGAGGGCCTGCACCTGGACGTCTGCTCCGGCGGCGAGCTGGCCACCGCGCTCGCGGCCGGCATGGATCCCGAGAAGATCGGCTTCCACGGCAACAACAAGTCGGTCGCCGAGCTACAGCGGGCGGTCGACGCCGGCGTGGGCCGGATCATCGTCGACTCGATCCACGAGATCGACCGCCTGACCGCCATCGCCGGAGAGCGCGGCATAAAGCAGAAAGTCCTGATCCGCGTCACACCCGGCGTCGAGGCACACACCCACGAGTTCATCGCGACCGCCCACGAGGACCAGAAGTTCGGCTTCTCCATCGCGGGCGGCACCGCGTACCGTGCGGCTCTGAAGGTCTTGGACGAGGGAACGCTGGAACTCCGGGGGTTCCACTCGCACATCGGCAGCCAGATCTTCGACACCAGCGGTTTCGAGCTGGCCGCGCGGCGCGTGCTGGAGCTGGTCGGCGAGATCAAGCAGGCCCGCGGCGTGGACCTGCCGGAGCTCGACCTGGGCGGCGGTTTCGGCATCGCCTACACCACCCAGGACGACCCGTCCGCGCCGAAGGACCTGGCCGACCGCATGCGCAAGATCGTCGAGGACGAGTGCGAGGCGCAGCAGCTGGTCAAGCCGCACGTCTCGATCGAGCCCGGCCGCGCGATCGTCGGCCCGGCGATGTTCACGCTCTACGAGGTCGGCACGGTCAAGGAACTCGAGATGCGGACCTACGTCAGCGTCGACGGCGGGATGAGCGACAACATCCGCACCGCGCTCTACGACGCGTCCTACAGCGCCACGGTCGCGTCCCGGAGAAGTGACTCACAGCCGATTCTGGCCCGGGTGGTGGGAAAGCACTGTGAGTCCGGGGACATCGTGGTGAAGGATGAATTCCTGCCCGCCGACGTGCAGCCCGGAGATCTTGTTGCAGTCCCGGGCACGGGCGCGTATTGCCGCAGCATGGCCAGTAACTACAACCATGTGCCGCGCCCGCCGGTGATCGCCGTCCGGGACGGTGCGGCGCGCGTCATCGTGCGGCGGGAGACGGAAGCGGATCTGCTCGCATTGGATGTGGGATGA
- a CDS encoding homoserine dehydrogenase, producing MTKPAVRVALLGCGTVGAEVVRLLHDQAEDLTARIGAPLEIVGIAVRRIGRDRGDLPVDPSIFTTDALGLIKRDDVDVVIEVVGGIEPARTWLVEALRAGKSVVTANKALLAEDGGALHDAAAEGGADLYYEAAVAGAIPLLRPLRESLHGDRINRVTGIVNGTTNFILSSMDSSGAGFAEALEEATALGYAEADPTADVEGFDAGAKAAILASLAFHTRVTAADVYREGITEVTAADVASARDMGSTIKLLCIAARTVDADGAESVSVRVHPAMIPRSHPLASVGDAYNAVFVEAEAAGQLMFYGRGAGGTPTASAVLGDVVAVSRNRLAGTWAPSESAYAKLAIRPMGDAITRYHVSLDVADRAGVLSQVAGVFAKHDVSIATVRQAGHGDEASLVIVTHTARDAALAATVDELRHLDIVRSIASVLRVEGDD from the coding sequence ATGACGAAACCAGCTGTTCGCGTGGCCCTGCTCGGCTGTGGCACGGTCGGCGCCGAGGTCGTGCGGTTGCTGCACGACCAGGCCGAGGACCTCACGGCCAGGATCGGCGCGCCGCTCGAGATCGTCGGCATCGCCGTGCGGCGGATCGGCCGTGACCGCGGTGACCTGCCGGTCGACCCGTCGATCTTCACGACCGACGCGCTCGGCCTGATCAAACGCGACGACGTCGACGTGGTGATCGAGGTGGTCGGCGGCATCGAGCCCGCGCGAACGTGGCTGGTCGAGGCGCTGCGCGCGGGCAAGAGCGTGGTCACGGCGAACAAGGCGCTGCTGGCCGAGGACGGTGGCGCGCTGCACGACGCCGCGGCCGAGGGCGGCGCCGACCTCTACTACGAGGCCGCGGTCGCCGGTGCGATCCCGCTGCTCCGCCCGCTGCGCGAGTCGCTGCACGGGGACCGGATCAACCGGGTCACCGGCATCGTGAACGGCACGACGAACTTCATCCTGAGTTCGATGGACTCGTCCGGTGCCGGTTTCGCGGAGGCGCTGGAGGAGGCGACCGCGCTCGGTTACGCGGAGGCCGACCCGACCGCTGACGTGGAGGGCTTCGACGCCGGTGCGAAGGCCGCGATCCTGGCGTCGCTGGCGTTCCACACCCGGGTCACCGCGGCGGACGTCTACCGCGAGGGCATCACCGAGGTCACCGCGGCGGACGTGGCCAGCGCACGCGACATGGGCAGCACGATCAAGCTGCTCTGCATCGCGGCCCGCACCGTCGACGCGGACGGCGCCGAGTCGGTCAGCGTGCGCGTCCACCCCGCGATGATCCCGCGCAGCCACCCGCTGGCCAGCGTCGGCGACGCGTACAACGCGGTGTTCGTCGAGGCCGAGGCGGCCGGGCAGCTGATGTTCTACGGCCGCGGCGCCGGTGGCACGCCGACCGCGAGCGCGGTGCTCGGCGACGTGGTCGCGGTCTCCCGCAACCGGCTGGCCGGCACCTGGGCGCCGAGCGAGTCCGCCTACGCCAAGCTGGCGATCCGCCCGATGGGCGACGCGATCACCCGCTACCACGTCAGCCTCGACGTGGCCGACCGGGCCGGCGTGCTCTCCCAGGTCGCGGGCGTCTTCGCCAAGCACGACGTCTCGATCGCCACGGTCCGCCAGGCCGGTCACGGCGACGAGGCCAGCCTGGTGATCGTCACGCACACCGCGCGCGACGCCGCGCTGGCCGCCACCGTGGACGAACTCCGCCACCTGGACATCGTCCGCAGCATCGCCAGCGTGCTGCGCGTCGAGGGCGACGATTAG
- the thrC gene encoding threonine synthase, translating to MWRGLIEAYRDRLPVTEATPVITLHEGNTPLVPAPELSTRTGADVYLKVEGANPTGSFKDRGMTMAVSRAVEDGAKAIICASTGNTSASAAAYAARAGITCAVLVPQGKIALGKLGQALVHGAKLLQVSGNFDDCLALASKLSLDYPVALVNSVNPDRLQGQKTAAFEIVEALGDAPDIHCLPVGNAGNISAYWMGYQEDKAAGNATRTPRMFGFQASGAAPIVNGEAVREPSTIATAIRIGNPASWTKAVDARDSSGGLIAAVTDREILTAYRLLARTVGVFVELGSAASVAGLLQQAEAGKVPAGSTVVCTVTGHGLKDPEWAISTAPSPTTIPNDVLAAARSLDLA from the coding sequence ATGTGGCGTGGCTTGATCGAGGCGTATCGGGACCGGCTGCCGGTCACCGAGGCGACACCGGTGATCACCCTGCACGAGGGGAACACGCCCCTCGTACCGGCGCCGGAGCTCTCCACGCGCACCGGTGCCGACGTCTACCTCAAGGTCGAGGGCGCGAACCCGACCGGTTCCTTCAAGGACCGGGGCATGACCATGGCGGTCTCCCGCGCGGTCGAGGACGGCGCCAAGGCGATCATCTGCGCGTCCACCGGCAACACCAGCGCGTCCGCCGCGGCGTACGCGGCGCGGGCCGGCATCACCTGCGCGGTGCTGGTGCCGCAGGGCAAGATCGCGCTGGGCAAGCTGGGCCAGGCGCTGGTGCACGGCGCCAAGCTGCTCCAGGTGTCCGGGAACTTCGACGACTGCCTCGCGCTCGCCTCGAAGCTGTCGCTGGACTACCCGGTCGCGCTGGTCAATTCCGTCAACCCGGACCGGTTGCAGGGGCAGAAGACCGCGGCGTTCGAGATCGTCGAGGCGCTCGGCGACGCGCCGGACATCCACTGCCTGCCGGTCGGCAACGCCGGCAACATCAGCGCGTACTGGATGGGCTACCAGGAGGACAAGGCCGCGGGCAACGCCACCCGGACCCCGCGGATGTTCGGCTTCCAGGCGTCCGGCGCCGCGCCGATCGTGAACGGTGAGGCCGTGCGCGAGCCGTCCACGATCGCCACCGCGATCCGGATCGGTAACCCGGCCAGCTGGACCAAGGCGGTCGACGCGCGGGACTCGTCCGGGGGCCTGATCGCGGCCGTCACGGACCGGGAGATCCTGACGGCATATCGGCTGCTCGCCCGTACCGTCGGGGTGTTCGTGGAACTGGGCAGCGCGGCCAGCGTGGCCGGTCTGCTCCAGCAGGCCGAGGCGGGCAAGGTGCCGGCCGGCTCGACCGTGGTGTGCACGGTCACCGGCCACGGCCTGAAGGACCCGGAGTGGGCGATCTCCACCGCCCCGTCCCCGACCACGATCCCGAACGACGTGCTCGCTGCCGCGCGGTCGCTGGACCTCGCGTAG
- a CDS encoding MFS transporter yields the protein MARRTLTLCALLGVPLLAGTNHTWHGPALRDLATEIGGPTRAAWIISASLLAAITAAPLAGRLSDRYGPKPMLQAGLLAAATGAALGGQAGSIRTLIWAQVIYGVGAGTSLVLSHLLTARLAGAEQRAPFQNAFGVTYAVAGVLGPVPGGLLADALSWRWLFHVTAGTALVLLVVVTLTVSGAHPRERVPLDLAGVTLMALIGAGVLIAVFWAGSPGRGLPWTLGAAAVTALLIAVFVRVERRAAVPVLPPVLFTGTVFPTASAIGLLGGAALFVTVASLPPYLQMARGGSPAASGLALLPLSAGMLLSVVAGQVTVARIGRYRMLTLGGSMLVAVGLLILGRMEADTPLAVILLATLLIGLGLGLVFPLVQLAVQNATDARHLGVATFASLYFRWFGGAVGPVLFAAIVAGSLPPRLSDANVMNTPQTPEGVALYLRVYTDGVHAGFHTLAVLLGLAVVLSWLLAEVPLRVTSPVLAPEMFGMAPATRPVDELERVLAALALREDAERLYGELATRARTGVGPGATWLLGRIGRKGTMRLDGLPAHRLLPPDRVTGWLAELRQAGFVAGEHDLTLTPEGDAVWQRLAEARTETLARLLDGWHPEMSPEVVARLRHLARDMLAGPSPR from the coding sequence ATGGCCCGCCGTACGCTCACGCTCTGCGCGCTGCTCGGCGTGCCGCTGCTGGCCGGCACGAACCACACCTGGCACGGCCCGGCGCTGCGCGACCTGGCCACCGAGATCGGCGGGCCGACCCGGGCCGCCTGGATCATCTCCGCCTCGCTGCTCGCCGCGATCACCGCGGCGCCGCTGGCCGGCCGGCTCAGCGACCGTTACGGGCCGAAGCCGATGCTCCAGGCCGGCCTGCTGGCCGCGGCCACGGGTGCCGCGCTGGGCGGGCAGGCCGGCTCGATCCGTACGCTGATCTGGGCGCAGGTGATCTACGGCGTCGGCGCCGGCACCTCGCTGGTCCTCAGCCATCTGCTCACCGCGCGGCTGGCCGGGGCCGAGCAGCGGGCGCCGTTCCAGAACGCGTTCGGCGTCACCTACGCGGTCGCCGGCGTGCTCGGGCCGGTCCCCGGCGGGCTGCTGGCCGACGCGCTCTCCTGGCGCTGGCTGTTCCACGTGACGGCCGGGACCGCGCTCGTGCTGCTGGTCGTCGTCACGCTCACCGTCTCCGGCGCGCACCCGCGCGAACGCGTACCGCTGGATCTGGCCGGCGTCACGCTGATGGCGCTGATCGGCGCGGGCGTGCTGATCGCGGTGTTCTGGGCCGGCTCGCCGGGCCGCGGCCTGCCCTGGACGCTCGGCGCGGCCGCCGTGACCGCGCTGCTGATCGCCGTGTTCGTGCGGGTGGAGCGCCGGGCCGCGGTGCCGGTGCTGCCGCCGGTGCTGTTCACCGGCACGGTGTTCCCGACCGCGTCGGCGATCGGCCTGCTCGGCGGCGCCGCGCTGTTCGTGACCGTGGCCAGCCTGCCGCCGTACCTGCAGATGGCCCGTGGCGGGAGCCCGGCCGCGTCCGGGCTGGCGCTGCTGCCGCTCTCCGCCGGGATGCTCCTCTCCGTGGTCGCCGGGCAGGTGACCGTGGCCCGGATCGGCCGCTACCGCATGCTCACGCTGGGCGGCAGCATGCTGGTCGCGGTCGGCCTGTTGATCCTGGGACGGATGGAGGCGGACACGCCGCTCGCCGTGATCCTGCTGGCCACGCTGCTGATCGGGCTCGGCCTCGGGCTGGTCTTCCCGCTCGTGCAGCTCGCCGTGCAGAACGCCACGGACGCCCGGCACCTGGGCGTGGCCACGTTCGCCAGCCTCTACTTCCGCTGGTTCGGCGGCGCGGTCGGGCCGGTGCTGTTCGCCGCGATCGTCGCCGGGTCGCTGCCGCCGCGGCTGTCCGACGCGAACGTGATGAACACGCCGCAGACACCCGAGGGCGTGGCGCTCTACCTGCGCGTCTACACCGACGGCGTGCACGCCGGGTTCCACACGCTCGCGGTGCTGCTCGGCCTGGCCGTGGTGCTGTCCTGGCTGCTGGCCGAGGTGCCGCTGCGGGTGACGTCGCCGGTGCTGGCGCCGGAGATGTTCGGCATGGCACCGGCCACCCGCCCGGTCGACGAGCTGGAGCGGGTGCTGGCCGCGCTGGCGCTGCGCGAGGACGCGGAACGCCTCTACGGCGAGCTGGCCACGCGCGCCCGGACCGGCGTCGGCCCGGGCGCGACCTGGCTGCTCGGCCGGATCGGCCGGAAGGGGACGATGCGCCTGGACGGGCTGCCGGCCCACCGGCTGCTGCCGCCGGACCGGGTGACCGGCTGGCTGGCCGAACTGCGGCAGGCCGGGTTCGTCGCGGGTGAGCACGACCTGACGCTCACCCCGGAGGGCGACGCGGTCTGGCAGCGGCTGGCCGAGGCGCGCACCGAGACACTGGCCCGGCTGCTGGACGGCTGGCACCCGGAGATGAGCCCGGAGGTGGTGGCGCGGCTGCGCCACCTGGCCCGCGACATGCTCGCCGGCCCCTCCCCGCGCTGA
- a CDS encoding MarR family winged helix-turn-helix transcriptional regulator, translating into MADEDKDRLIAQIMDTQRRMQYLFAHDRSNPLFDAHLTMPQLKILLMLAAGDGASGQELQRFMGVSLATVTGIVDRLVAHDLVERHEDPNDRRVRRVMLTPHGRQTVERIIMAGAERQARVLCRMSAADLGVILRASELLVDAAEADAAEERATENLH; encoded by the coding sequence GTGGCCGACGAGGACAAGGACCGGCTGATCGCGCAGATCATGGACACTCAGCGACGCATGCAGTACCTGTTCGCGCACGATCGGTCCAACCCGCTGTTCGACGCGCATCTGACCATGCCGCAGCTCAAGATCCTACTCATGCTGGCCGCGGGCGACGGCGCATCCGGGCAGGAACTGCAGCGCTTCATGGGCGTCAGTCTGGCCACCGTCACCGGGATCGTGGACCGGCTGGTCGCCCACGATCTGGTGGAGCGACATGAGGACCCCAACGACCGGCGGGTACGCCGGGTGATGCTCACGCCGCACGGCCGGCAGACCGTGGAGCGGATCATCATGGCCGGTGCCGAACGCCAGGCCCGGGTGCTGTGCCGGATGTCCGCCGCGGATCTGGGCGTCATTCTGCGGGCCTCGGAGCTGCTGGTCGACGCGGCGGAGGCGGACGCGGCCGAAGAGCGCGCCACCGAAAACCTCCATTAG